One Lysinibacillus fusiformis genomic window carries:
- a CDS encoding ABC transporter ATP-binding protein, with translation MRLEITNVTKRFKHKTAVNHFSMVIEENECVGLIGPNGAGKSTLIQIIADILNADEGSIVLDGQNIAMKKNQIGYLPQYPNFYSWMTAYETLLFMGTLSGISKNQLQKDIPLILKKVGLSKEAQSKVGAFSGGMKQRLGIAQALLHKPTLIIMDEPVSALDPIGRREVLNLLKEIKNETTILLSTHILGDAEEICERFVVIKDGQKIEDATKEQLLHRNQEAAIYLVVQKDDFKWLEKVEHLPYVKKVENYEEGFKIHVNQLHVDAYQLLQNAMDQKIAITKFEIGVKESLEETFLALVVDV, from the coding sequence GTGCGCTTAGAAATCACTAATGTAACGAAAAGATTTAAGCATAAAACGGCTGTCAATCATTTTTCGATGGTCATTGAAGAGAATGAATGTGTGGGATTAATCGGACCGAATGGGGCAGGAAAGTCAACGTTAATTCAAATCATTGCAGATATTCTCAATGCGGATGAGGGGAGTATTGTTCTTGATGGACAAAATATAGCCATGAAGAAAAATCAAATTGGCTATTTACCTCAATACCCCAACTTCTACTCTTGGATGACTGCATATGAGACATTACTATTTATGGGAACACTGTCCGGCATTTCTAAAAACCAATTACAGAAAGATATTCCGCTAATTTTAAAAAAGGTAGGGCTATCGAAAGAAGCACAGTCAAAAGTCGGAGCATTTTCAGGTGGCATGAAGCAGCGCTTAGGCATTGCACAAGCGTTGCTACATAAGCCAACCTTAATTATCATGGATGAACCTGTATCTGCCTTAGATCCAATAGGACGAAGAGAAGTGTTGAATTTACTCAAAGAGATAAAAAATGAAACGACGATTTTATTGTCTACCCATATATTGGGGGATGCGGAAGAAATCTGTGAACGTTTTGTTGTCATCAAAGATGGACAGAAAATTGAAGACGCTACTAAAGAGCAATTGCTTCATCGAAATCAAGAAGCAGCTATTTATTTAGTAGTACAAAAAGATGATTTCAAATGGCTCGAAAAAGTTGAGCATTTACCTTATGTAAAGAAAGTTGAGAACTATGAAGAGGGTTTTAAAATCCATGTCAATCAACTTCATGTAGATGCCTATCAATTATTACAAAATGCTATGGATCAAAAAATAGCGATTACAAAGTTTGAAATAGGTGTTAAAGAGAGTCTAGAAGAAACATTTTTGGCATTGGTGGTGGATGTATGA
- a CDS encoding PLD nuclease N-terminal domain-containing protein, producing MKLHYGFDEISHIDWASILPILIPFLLVGFLLVLIALIDLYRYRKVRENVLMWTIVIVLFNTIGPILYFTIGRKDVNERALRNH from the coding sequence ATGAAGTTACACTATGGTTTCGATGAAATAAGTCACATTGATTGGGCAAGTATTCTACCAATCTTGATTCCGTTTTTGCTTGTAGGGTTTTTACTGGTTTTAATTGCCCTAATTGATTTATATCGTTATCGAAAAGTAAGAGAAAACGTACTTATGTGGACGATTGTGATTGTGTTATTTAATACAATTGGACCGATTTTATATTTTACGATAGGCAGAAAGGATGTAAATGAACGTGCGCTTAGAAATCACTAA
- a CDS encoding helix-turn-helix domain-containing protein has protein sequence MRNKAEVLMHPVRMKILQALMQNKDDGLSTLEMNKIIKDVPQATLYRHIQILADESIIKIVKERKVRSVVEKFYALNEDAARLNHEDLKHLSQEQKLNFISYYQLVLLTQYQNYLSSIAENEHVEDTSTFSLVDLTLSSEQFNHFQQELNNLITKYYKMGTLDEETETKTIAFNIIPKP, from the coding sequence ATGCGTAATAAAGCAGAAGTTTTAATGCATCCTGTGAGAATGAAAATCTTACAGGCGCTCATGCAAAACAAAGATGATGGCTTAAGTACATTGGAGATGAATAAAATTATCAAAGATGTTCCTCAAGCAACCCTATACCGCCATATTCAAATTTTAGCGGATGAAAGTATTATTAAGATTGTCAAGGAAAGAAAAGTGCGTTCAGTTGTTGAGAAATTTTATGCTTTAAATGAAGATGCAGCACGACTGAATCATGAGGACTTGAAGCATTTATCGCAGGAGCAAAAGTTAAACTTTATTTCCTACTATCAATTAGTCTTACTAACGCAATACCAAAATTATCTATCCTCGATTGCTGAGAACGAACACGTTGAAGACACCTCGACATTTTCATTAGTAGATTTAACATTATCAAGCGAGCAGTTTAATCATTTTCAACAAGAACTAAATAATTTAATAACTAAATATTATAAAATGGGCACCCTAGATGAAGAGACAGAAACTAAAACAATTGCTTTCAACATTATTCCAAAGCCTTAG
- a CDS encoding response regulator transcription factor codes for MNKETILVVDDEKEIRDLITIYLKNEGYEVLQASDGEEGLLLLKNHKVHLIVLDIMMPNVDGIQMCMKVREIAEMPIIMLSAKTQDMDKIVGLTMGADDYVTKPFNPLELIARIKSQLRRYLKMSSAEVVDDNEIEIGDMHINIGTHEVVVAGQKVKLTPREFSILELLARNQGIVMSAQQIYEKVWQEEAFQSDNTVMVHIRKIRERIENNPRNPQYIKTVWGVGYKIEKDL; via the coding sequence ATGAATAAAGAAACAATATTGGTAGTGGATGATGAGAAGGAAATAAGGGATCTTATCACCATTTATTTGAAAAATGAGGGCTATGAAGTATTACAAGCAAGTGATGGAGAAGAAGGACTATTGCTATTAAAGAACCACAAAGTTCATTTAATTGTGTTAGATATCATGATGCCTAATGTGGATGGTATCCAAATGTGTATGAAAGTAAGAGAAATAGCTGAGATGCCGATTATTATGCTGTCGGCAAAAACGCAAGATATGGATAAAATTGTTGGTTTAACAATGGGGGCAGACGATTATGTAACAAAACCTTTTAACCCGTTGGAGCTAATTGCTCGCATAAAATCACAGCTACGAAGGTATTTGAAAATGAGTAGTGCGGAAGTAGTTGATGATAATGAGATTGAAATTGGCGATATGCACATTAATATAGGAACACATGAAGTAGTTGTTGCTGGGCAGAAGGTGAAGTTAACACCTCGTGAATTTTCCATTTTGGAATTACTCGCACGAAATCAAGGCATAGTGATGAGTGCACAACAAATTTATGAAAAAGTATGGCAAGAGGAAGCATTTCAATCAGACAACACAGTGATGGTACATATAAGGAAAATACGGGAGCGAATAGAAAATAATCCGAGAAATCCTCAGTATATCAAAACAGTTTGGGGAGTAGGTTATAAAATTGAAAAAGATCTTTAA
- a CDS encoding sensor histidine kinase — MKKIFKLFPYLFNKLKKFIVKALKKIRQSIRIQLLTTFILCAFLGLLAAKASIPFILNIKQTATIDYSQGMQQINLQAQRAADLAIDENSVETLQQMIESENVKLEMKQRALKVFVTDESGKVLYKTKQMEEQQINVHNKIRNVMDFATNHPLYVYEIPAIEHSAQEFIAFYPLTIEGENLYLFVSGIPEGMVIASSTEGLIPLFIAIAVFTFSFFYITKRKMNQIEALAKGVMEMAKGNLAYRIKKKGIDEIALLTENVNHMAEAIMTNIEKERRIEKQKNELITNVSHDLRTPLTSIMGYLRILREGRYDNREQYEEYIKIAFSKSEQLKNLIDDLFEYTKLTNENIVLSMQNVCINELLDQLIEELVPQAEERNLVFDKNFQEERIYASVDSEKIVRVFDNLLMNAIKYSTSGEAIKVSLKKQINSIQICIANHSEQFTNEELGNLFERFYKKDQSRTSVSEGSGLGLAIAKSIVELHAGIIHANYEDGMLQFTILLPISAP; from the coding sequence TTGAAAAAGATCTTTAAGCTATTCCCTTACTTATTCAACAAACTAAAAAAGTTCATTGTAAAAGCTCTAAAAAAAATTCGACAAAGTATTAGAATTCAACTATTAACGACTTTTATTCTTTGTGCTTTTTTGGGTTTACTTGCAGCTAAAGCATCAATTCCGTTTATTTTGAATATAAAACAAACAGCTACCATTGACTATAGTCAAGGAATGCAACAGATAAATCTTCAAGCGCAGCGTGCGGCAGATTTAGCTATCGATGAAAATAGTGTAGAAACTTTACAGCAAATGATTGAATCAGAAAATGTAAAGCTTGAAATGAAACAGCGTGCATTGAAAGTGTTTGTTACCGATGAGAGCGGCAAGGTTTTATACAAAACAAAACAAATGGAAGAGCAACAAATCAATGTCCATAATAAAATTCGAAATGTAATGGATTTTGCGACAAACCATCCGCTCTATGTTTATGAGATACCAGCAATCGAGCACTCCGCGCAAGAATTTATTGCATTTTATCCATTAACTATAGAAGGTGAAAACTTATATTTGTTTGTCAGTGGCATTCCGGAGGGCATGGTGATCGCAAGCTCGACAGAGGGCCTTATCCCTTTATTTATTGCAATTGCTGTTTTTACCTTTTCATTCTTCTATATCACGAAACGAAAAATGAATCAAATTGAGGCATTGGCGAAGGGGGTTATGGAAATGGCTAAAGGAAACTTAGCCTATCGAATAAAGAAAAAAGGGATAGATGAAATAGCATTATTAACGGAGAATGTAAATCATATGGCTGAAGCAATAATGACAAATATTGAAAAGGAACGAAGAATTGAAAAACAAAAAAATGAATTAATTACCAACGTATCACATGATTTGCGGACGCCCCTTACGTCGATTATGGGGTATTTACGTATATTAAGAGAGGGAAGATATGACAATAGAGAGCAATATGAGGAGTATATCAAGATTGCTTTTTCAAAGTCAGAGCAGTTAAAAAATTTAATTGATGATTTATTTGAGTACACGAAATTAACGAATGAAAATATCGTATTAAGCATGCAAAATGTATGTATTAATGAGCTACTCGATCAACTAATAGAAGAATTGGTTCCGCAAGCAGAAGAGCGTAACCTTGTATTTGATAAAAATTTTCAGGAAGAGCGCATATACGCTTCTGTCGATTCGGAAAAAATTGTACGTGTGTTTGATAATTTATTAATGAATGCCATCAAATATAGTACAAGTGGGGAGGCAATTAAGGTCTCCCTAAAAAAACAAATAAATAGCATTCAAATCTGTATCGCCAATCATAGTGAACAGTTTACAAACGAAGAATTAGGGAACTTATTTGAACGATTTTATAAAAAAGATCAATCGAGAACGTCTGTTTCAGAGGGTTCTGGACTGGGTCTTGCAATTGCAAAAAGTATTGTTGAACTACATGCGGGAATAATTCATGCAAATTATGAAGATGGTATGTTACAGTTTACAATCTTGTTGCCAATTTCAGCACCATAA
- a CDS encoding ABC transporter permease: MNTFAILSKKEFNQMVKEYKILWLPIVFMLLGITQPIMMYYLPMILENLGGVEGIMIDPTMAKPEGREVLASTLNSQFDQLGIIIMIVAVMGVIQAEKANGMLQFILTRPVSISSYLGSKIATHYLLAVLSLAIGYIASYGYTMYLFSPIPITYVILAFALYCLWLLFIITFVTMISTFFNSQAVIALVSIVALLLCRLIAGLHPSISIFNPAGFSLRASSVLMTGSIGAWWEINVIVTFLLIFGMILTMHFWIAKKKF, translated from the coding sequence ATGAATACTTTTGCGATATTAAGTAAAAAAGAATTCAATCAAATGGTGAAAGAATATAAGATTCTTTGGTTGCCCATTGTTTTTATGTTACTAGGTATTACGCAACCTATCATGATGTATTATCTACCCATGATATTAGAGAACCTTGGCGGAGTGGAAGGCATTATGATCGATCCAACGATGGCCAAACCAGAGGGGCGAGAAGTATTAGCTTCCACATTAAATTCGCAGTTTGACCAGTTGGGGATTATTATAATGATTGTTGCTGTCATGGGTGTGATTCAAGCAGAAAAAGCAAATGGTATGTTGCAATTTATTTTAACAAGACCAGTATCTATTTCAAGTTATTTAGGTAGTAAAATCGCAACTCATTATTTGTTGGCGGTCCTTAGTTTAGCGATTGGCTATATAGCGTCGTATGGCTATACAATGTACCTATTTTCACCTATACCCATTACCTACGTAATCTTAGCATTTGCACTGTACTGTCTATGGCTATTATTTATCATTACATTCGTGACGATGATAAGTACATTTTTTAATAGTCAAGCTGTGATTGCATTAGTAAGTATCGTCGCTTTACTACTCTGTCGTTTAATAGCTGGCCTACATCCAAGCATTAGTATCTTTAATCCAGCTGGTTTCAGTTTGCGTGCATCGAGTGTTCTCATGACAGGTAGTATTGGTGCTTGGTGGGAAATCAATGTAATCGTTACGTTTCTTCTTATTTTTGGCATGATATTGACGATGCATTTTTGGATAGCGAAAAAGAAATTTTAA
- a CDS encoding ABC transporter ATP-binding protein: protein MLTIRNLQKKYGQHEVLKGVELHIKQGDVLGFVGANGAGKTTTLHCITGLVEQDDGEIMINHVPKSHEITYKKQFYFIPDTIQVFKNISAYTWINYVLTLYGKEDEEKLDSLIKAFGMENSIYKSMGTYSYGMLHKMALITAFTISPPILIMDEPLNGLDPLAVVTFKNYLKEYVESGGTVLFSTHLLDVAEKICKSIALLKDGEIQLHESLEKLLQEGNLEMVFMEKQAYEA, encoded by the coding sequence GTGTTAACTATACGTAATTTACAGAAAAAGTATGGGCAACATGAAGTATTAAAAGGCGTAGAATTACACATTAAACAAGGTGATGTTTTAGGATTCGTTGGAGCGAATGGAGCGGGTAAAACAACTACACTCCATTGTATTACAGGATTAGTAGAACAAGATGATGGAGAGATAATGATTAATCATGTCCCGAAATCTCATGAAATTACTTATAAAAAGCAGTTTTATTTTATACCAGATACTATTCAAGTATTTAAAAATATATCTGCATATACCTGGATAAATTATGTTTTAACATTATATGGTAAAGAAGATGAAGAAAAGCTAGATAGCTTGATTAAGGCGTTTGGGATGGAGAACAGTATTTATAAATCAATGGGGACGTATTCTTATGGGATGCTTCATAAAATGGCTCTTATTACGGCTTTTACGATTAGTCCACCTATTCTCATTATGGATGAGCCGTTAAATGGGTTAGATCCTCTTGCTGTTGTAACATTTAAAAATTATTTGAAAGAATACGTAGAGAGTGGAGGAACTGTACTTTTCTCAACGCATCTATTAGATGTTGCCGAAAAAATCTGCAAATCGATTGCCTTATTAAAAGATGGAGAAATTCAATTACATGAGTCTCTAGAGAAGCTTTTACAAGAAGGAAACTTAGAAATGGTTTTCATGGAGAAGCAAGCATATGAAGCTTAA
- a CDS encoding YitT family protein, translating to MKKGKLLQNIRKIILIVIGAVIAAYGLEAVLIPNNVIDGGVTGISIMGAHLFEIPLGVLLFLLNIPFVYLGYKQVGKTFALMSIVGIAALSISTVLLHDVKTILGPDDPLLIVLSGGILLGVGIGIVLRNGGALDGSEVLAVLLSRNIPFSVGDIILFINAFIFIGASFIFGLESALYSALTYYIAKNVIDIIQVGLEKSKSVRVVSAKSEEIGDAIQSRLGRGVTYTQGRGGFSNESTEILNCVINRMEENKLISIIKDIDEGAFVVISDVSEVRGGNFKKRDIH from the coding sequence ATGAAAAAAGGAAAGTTATTGCAAAACATTCGTAAAATAATCCTGATTGTCATCGGTGCAGTCATTGCAGCCTATGGACTAGAGGCTGTGTTAATCCCCAATAATGTGATCGATGGTGGTGTCACAGGGATTAGTATTATGGGCGCGCATCTATTTGAAATACCATTAGGCGTATTACTCTTTCTATTAAATATTCCGTTTGTCTATTTAGGCTATAAACAAGTAGGGAAAACATTTGCCTTAATGAGTATTGTCGGAATTGCGGCGTTATCCATTTCAACCGTGCTTTTACACGATGTCAAGACTATTTTAGGACCTGATGACCCCTTATTAATCGTATTATCTGGTGGTATATTGCTAGGTGTAGGGATTGGGATTGTTTTACGTAATGGTGGCGCTTTAGATGGCTCTGAGGTTTTAGCAGTCTTACTATCGCGAAATATTCCATTCTCAGTCGGAGATATTATTTTATTCATCAATGCCTTTATTTTTATCGGCGCAAGTTTTATTTTCGGACTTGAAAGTGCCTTATACTCTGCTTTAACTTATTACATTGCGAAAAATGTGATTGATATTATTCAAGTCGGTTTGGAGAAATCGAAATCTGTTCGTGTTGTTAGTGCCAAGTCAGAGGAGATTGGAGACGCTATTCAATCCCGCTTAGGACGTGGCGTTACCTATACACAAGGACGAGGCGGTTTTTCGAACGAATCTACTGAAATTTTAAACTGCGTGATTAACCGTATGGAAGAAAATAAGCTTATATCGATTATTAAAGATATCGACGAAGGGGCTTTTGTCGTCATTTCAGACGTTTCTGAAGTACGCGGCGGTAACTTTAAAAAACGCGATATTCACTAA